The proteins below come from a single Salinilacihabitans rarus genomic window:
- a CDS encoding alpha/beta fold hydrolase, translating into MPTATNGSVSLHYERAGSGDTVVFVPEAGLGGWSWGWQHAALTGPFETVVWDLRGTGRSDAPTGPYDLGMLVADFEAVLADCGARTAHVVGAGLGGVLALEAARRTNRVETLALFGTAARGDAFDLDPLFAPPDDPDALADSLAAGLSPAFRAEQPDVCEGIVDWRADGDADREGWEAQVAALDGYDATRDLVAVTRPTLVFHGTADAVVPVDAGRDLAGGLPRGEFEPLAGAGHLAFVERSRPVNDRLLGFLEAHADDD; encoded by the coding sequence ATGCCCACTGCGACGAACGGCTCCGTCTCGCTGCACTACGAGCGTGCGGGCTCGGGCGACACCGTCGTCTTCGTCCCCGAGGCCGGCCTCGGCGGCTGGTCGTGGGGCTGGCAACACGCCGCGCTGACCGGCCCGTTCGAGACGGTCGTCTGGGACCTCCGGGGGACCGGCCGCTCGGACGCCCCGACGGGGCCGTACGACCTCGGGATGCTCGTCGCCGACTTCGAGGCCGTTCTCGCCGACTGCGGGGCACGGACCGCCCACGTCGTCGGCGCCGGCCTCGGCGGGGTCCTCGCCCTGGAGGCCGCCCGGCGGACGAACCGCGTCGAGACCCTGGCGCTGTTCGGGACCGCCGCCCGCGGCGACGCCTTCGACCTCGACCCGCTGTTCGCCCCGCCGGACGACCCCGACGCGCTCGCCGACTCGCTCGCGGCCGGCCTCTCCCCGGCGTTCCGGGCCGAACAGCCCGACGTCTGCGAGGGAATCGTCGACTGGCGCGCCGACGGCGACGCCGACCGCGAGGGGTGGGAAGCGCAGGTCGCCGCCCTCGACGGCTACGACGCGACTCGCGACCTCGTCGCGGTGACCCGGCCGACGCTCGTCTTCCACGGCACCGCCGACGCGGTCGTCCCCGTCGACGCCGGCCGCGACCTCGCCGGCGGCCTGCCACGCGGCGAGTTCGAACCGCTGGCGGGCGCCGGCCACCTCGCGTTCGTCGAGCGCTCCCGGCCCGTCAACGACCGCCTGCTGGGCTTTCTCGAGGCCCACGCCGACGACGACTGA
- a CDS encoding glycosyltransferase family 87 protein, giving the protein MRRPLVSRPYVGAWVVLLWTVAVGQRTYRYFFGVDPSLSLAGPPWEWLSVVRSAPDDRLGVNYYVYHYAAEAALAGEDFYNAPPPGETDFYTFLYPPITVLGYVPFTALEPFHGYLVHTALTLVACAVATAVLVRYLDGHDVALGWIDVGAVFLFIVAGTHSTGTIHFGNVNLLLAAAILGGFVALERGRETLGGALFGVVALVKVFPTLLGFYLLRIRSWRGVAGAVGVGGGGLLASVVVFGPDTLRRFFVDVLLPRGETAAFVGGYAPDDTYYVTIQRPLSHVIWTLSPDAPATLLPVAALAVLAPVVGYCYLDVDDWVDRLVAAHATLVATIVFKPALRWYLVFAVVTWVALLYVWHDEPDSPKRGGAILAGLGVLAGAYLWNPAAVWSHPVLVVGFAGAFFVGLYAWYGDPVGPTFVLGGLVASVTTSPDSLLSRAASYPEPLATLLEPLYAVGTMQLYGLLLTLGACVLYKSRQGVGVASLLRAARTLRRDLDAGARTLRERVA; this is encoded by the coding sequence ATGCGTCGCCCGCTCGTCTCCCGCCCCTACGTCGGCGCGTGGGTCGTCCTCCTCTGGACGGTCGCCGTCGGCCAGCGGACCTACCGGTACTTCTTCGGGGTCGACCCCTCCCTGTCGCTCGCCGGCCCCCCGTGGGAGTGGCTCTCCGTCGTCCGCAGCGCCCCCGACGACCGCCTCGGGGTGAACTACTACGTCTACCACTACGCCGCCGAGGCCGCCCTCGCCGGCGAGGACTTCTACAACGCGCCGCCGCCCGGCGAGACCGACTTCTACACCTTCCTCTACCCGCCGATCACCGTCCTCGGCTACGTCCCGTTTACCGCCCTCGAACCGTTCCACGGCTACCTCGTCCACACCGCGCTCACGCTCGTCGCCTGCGCCGTCGCGACGGCCGTCCTCGTGCGCTACCTCGACGGCCACGACGTGGCCCTCGGCTGGATCGACGTCGGCGCCGTCTTCCTCTTTATCGTCGCCGGCACCCACTCGACCGGGACGATCCACTTCGGGAACGTCAACCTGTTGCTCGCCGCGGCGATCCTCGGCGGCTTCGTCGCGCTCGAACGCGGCCGCGAGACCCTCGGCGGTGCCCTGTTCGGCGTCGTCGCGCTGGTGAAGGTGTTCCCGACGCTGCTGGGCTTCTACCTGCTGCGGATCCGCTCGTGGCGAGGGGTCGCGGGCGCGGTCGGCGTCGGCGGCGGCGGCCTGCTCGCGAGCGTCGTCGTCTTCGGCCCCGACACCCTCCGCCGGTTCTTCGTCGACGTCCTGCTCCCGCGGGGCGAGACCGCGGCCTTCGTCGGCGGCTACGCGCCCGACGACACCTACTACGTGACGATCCAGCGCCCGCTCTCGCACGTGATCTGGACGCTCTCCCCCGACGCGCCGGCGACCCTGCTGCCGGTCGCCGCCCTCGCCGTCCTCGCGCCGGTCGTCGGCTACTGCTACCTCGACGTCGACGACTGGGTCGACCGCCTCGTGGCCGCCCACGCGACGCTCGTCGCGACGATCGTCTTCAAGCCGGCGCTGCGGTGGTACCTCGTCTTCGCCGTCGTCACGTGGGTCGCCCTGCTGTACGTCTGGCACGACGAACCCGACTCGCCGAAACGCGGCGGCGCGATCCTCGCCGGCCTCGGGGTGCTGGCGGGCGCCTACCTCTGGAACCCGGCGGCCGTCTGGTCGCACCCGGTCCTCGTCGTCGGCTTCGCCGGCGCGTTCTTCGTCGGCCTCTACGCCTGGTACGGCGACCCCGTCGGGCCGACGTTCGTCCTCGGCGGCCTCGTCGCGAGCGTCACCACCTCCCCCGACTCGCTGCTGTCGCGGGCGGCGTCCTACCCCGAACCGCTGGCGACGCTGCTCGAACCGCTGTACGCCGTCGGGACGATGCAGCTGTACGGCCTCCTGCTCACGCTCGGCGCCTGCGTCCTCTACAAGAGCCGACAGGGGGTCGGCGTCGCCTCCCTCCTCCGGGCGGCCCGGACGCTGCGCCGGGACCTCGACGCCGGCGCGCGCACCCTCAGGGAGCGCGTCGCCTGA
- a CDS encoding HD domain-containing protein — MRAIKDAVHGYVEVDGVARDLLDTAAVQRLRHVKQLSTVRLVYPSANHTRFEHSLGVYHLARRVLDGLGVDGARADAVGAAALLHDVGHGPYGHQTEGVIERRLGRHHDDVDHLLADGELAAVLESHGVDAGAVADLIAGEGRFGQLVSGDLDVDRTDYLVRDAHHTGVPYGTVDPGRLVRALRFVDDDLVLGEGNVATAESLLVARALMNATVYRHHVSRIAGSMLERAAEALLDATGLDAERFARMTDAELLAALRECEATADVAARLAERRLYKRAVWAELDAVPAWLLDADHEEVRALEREVAAEAGVDGRAVVIDCPGRPSMPETETRVVVGGEVRRLREQSPLVEGLQAAQRAQWRFGVYAPADAADAVGDAASALLDA; from the coding sequence ATGCGAGCGATCAAGGACGCCGTCCACGGCTACGTCGAGGTCGACGGCGTCGCCCGCGACCTCCTCGACACCGCGGCGGTCCAGCGGCTCCGCCACGTCAAACAGCTCTCGACGGTCCGACTCGTCTACCCCTCGGCGAACCACACCCGCTTCGAGCACAGCCTCGGCGTCTACCACCTCGCCCGGCGGGTCCTCGACGGCCTCGGGGTCGACGGCGCGCGCGCGGACGCCGTCGGCGCGGCCGCCCTGTTGCACGACGTCGGCCACGGCCCGTACGGCCACCAGACCGAGGGCGTCATCGAGCGCCGCCTCGGCCGCCACCACGACGACGTCGACCACCTGCTCGCCGACGGCGAACTCGCGGCCGTCCTCGAATCCCACGGCGTCGACGCGGGGGCCGTCGCCGACCTGATCGCCGGCGAGGGCCGGTTCGGCCAGCTGGTCTCGGGCGACCTCGACGTCGACCGCACCGACTACCTCGTCCGCGACGCCCACCACACGGGGGTGCCGTACGGCACCGTCGACCCCGGGCGGCTGGTCCGTGCGCTCCGGTTCGTCGACGACGACCTCGTGCTGGGAGAGGGCAACGTCGCCACCGCCGAGAGCCTGCTGGTCGCGCGGGCGCTGATGAACGCCACCGTCTACCGCCACCACGTCTCCCGGATCGCCGGCTCGATGCTCGAACGCGCCGCCGAGGCCCTGCTCGACGCGACCGGCCTCGACGCCGAGCGCTTCGCCCGGATGACCGACGCCGAGTTGCTGGCGGCGCTGCGAGAGTGCGAGGCGACCGCCGACGTCGCGGCGCGACTCGCCGAGCGTCGGCTGTACAAGCGCGCGGTCTGGGCCGAACTCGACGCCGTCCCCGCGTGGCTGCTCGACGCCGACCACGAGGAGGTCCGCGCCCTCGAACGCGAGGTCGCCGCGGAGGCGGGCGTCGACGGGCGCGCGGTGGTGATCGACTGCCCCGGCCGCCCGAGCATGCCCGAGACGGAGACGCGAGTCGTCGTCGGCGGCGAGGTGCGTCGCCTCCGCGAGCAGTCGCCGCTGGTCGAGGGGTTGCAGGCGGCCCAGCGCGCCCAGTGGCGGTTCGGCGTCTACGCGCCGGCCGACGCCGCGGACGCCGTCGGCGACGCGGCGAGCGCACTGCTCGACGCGTGA
- the alaS gene encoding alanine--tRNA ligase has translation MSELEEEYRLDYFEEEGFVRKECPSCGAHFWTRDHDRETCGEPPCDDYEFIDNPGFDEEYTLEEMREAFLSFFEANDHERIEPYPVAANRWRDDVLLTQASIYDFQPLVTSGRTPPPANPLCISQPCIRMQDIDNVGKTGRHTMAFEMMAHHAFNTREDADEEYAYEGEVYWKDETVRYCDEFFASLGVDLDEVIYIEDPWVGGGNAGPAIEVIFRGVELATLVFMSMEQDPDGEFEMKDGNRYSYMDTYIVDTGYGLERWTWVSQGTPTVYEAVYPDMIAFLKENAGLEHSAEEAELVHRAAKLAGYMDIDEAEDMETARGDIAAELDVDRGELETLMVPLESIYAIADHCRTLAYMLGDGIVPSNVGTGYLARMVLRRTKRLCDTVGVDAPLDELVDMQAERLDYENRDTIRDVVRTEVEKYRETLERGGRRVEALAEEYAEREEPIPTAELIELYDSHGIQPDMVEEIAAEHGADVEVPDDFYSLVAERHDADEALETATEDEDERFDDLPETEKLYYDDQQRTEFEAVVLDVFEREDGYDVVLDQTMFYPEGGGQPADRGTLATDETTVEVRDVQIEDDVILHRTDENPGKGEFVRGKIDAGRRRQLMRHHTATHVVIHSARQVLGEHVRQAGAQKGVDSSRIDLRHYERISREQVKEIERVANGIVMENTTVTQEWPHRHEAEAEHGFDLYQGGIPPGTNIRLIHVAEDVQACGGTHVARTGDIGAIKVRSTERVQDGVERITFAAGEAAIDATQRTEDALYEAAETLDVSPEEVPDTAERFFEEWKARGKEIEDLKEQLAAARAGGGAGGEEVDVGDATAVVQRIDADMDELRATANALVEDGKIAVLGSGADGAQFVVAVPDGAGVNAGEVVGELAAKVGGGGGGPPDFAQGGGPDADALDDALDDAPDVLRQVLDA, from the coding sequence ATGAGCGAACTGGAGGAGGAGTACCGCCTCGACTATTTCGAGGAGGAGGGGTTCGTCCGCAAGGAGTGTCCCTCCTGTGGCGCGCACTTCTGGACGCGCGACCACGACCGGGAAACCTGCGGGGAACCCCCCTGCGACGACTACGAGTTCATCGACAATCCGGGCTTCGACGAGGAGTACACCTTAGAGGAGATGCGCGAGGCGTTCCTCTCCTTTTTCGAGGCGAACGACCACGAGCGCATCGAGCCCTACCCCGTCGCCGCGAACCGCTGGCGCGACGACGTCCTGTTGACCCAGGCGTCGATCTACGACTTCCAGCCGCTGGTGACGTCGGGCCGGACGCCGCCGCCGGCGAACCCGCTGTGTATCAGCCAGCCCTGCATCCGGATGCAGGACATCGACAACGTCGGCAAGACGGGTCGGCACACGATGGCCTTCGAGATGATGGCCCACCACGCGTTCAACACGCGCGAGGACGCCGACGAGGAGTACGCCTACGAGGGCGAGGTCTACTGGAAGGACGAGACCGTCCGCTACTGCGACGAGTTCTTCGCCTCGCTGGGCGTCGACCTCGATGAAGTGATCTACATCGAGGACCCGTGGGTCGGCGGCGGTAACGCCGGGCCCGCCATCGAGGTCATCTTCCGCGGGGTCGAACTCGCCACGCTGGTCTTCATGTCCATGGAGCAAGACCCCGACGGCGAGTTCGAGATGAAAGACGGGAACCGCTACTCGTACATGGACACCTACATCGTCGACACCGGCTACGGCCTCGAACGGTGGACGTGGGTGTCCCAGGGGACCCCGACCGTGTACGAGGCGGTCTACCCCGACATGATCGCCTTCCTCAAGGAGAACGCGGGGCTCGAACACTCCGCGGAGGAGGCCGAACTCGTCCACCGCGCGGCGAAACTCGCGGGGTACATGGACATCGACGAGGCCGAGGACATGGAGACCGCCCGCGGCGACATCGCCGCGGAACTCGACGTCGACCGCGGGGAACTCGAGACGCTGATGGTGCCCCTCGAGTCGATCTACGCCATCGCCGACCACTGTCGCACCCTCGCGTACATGCTCGGCGACGGCATCGTCCCCTCGAACGTCGGGACGGGCTACCTCGCGCGGATGGTGCTCCGGCGGACGAAGCGGCTCTGTGACACGGTCGGCGTCGACGCGCCGCTGGACGAACTCGTCGACATGCAGGCAGAGCGCCTCGACTACGAGAACCGCGACACGATCCGCGACGTCGTCCGCACGGAGGTCGAGAAGTACCGCGAGACGCTCGAACGCGGCGGCCGCCGCGTCGAGGCCCTCGCCGAGGAGTACGCCGAGCGCGAGGAGCCGATCCCGACGGCGGAACTGATCGAACTCTACGACAGCCACGGCATCCAGCCGGACATGGTCGAGGAGATCGCCGCCGAACACGGCGCCGACGTCGAGGTGCCGGACGACTTCTACAGCCTCGTCGCCGAGCGCCACGACGCCGACGAGGCGCTCGAAACCGCCACGGAGGACGAGGACGAGCGCTTCGACGACCTCCCCGAGACGGAGAAACTCTACTACGACGACCAGCAGCGCACGGAGTTCGAGGCGGTCGTCCTCGACGTCTTCGAGCGCGAAGACGGCTACGACGTCGTCTTGGACCAGACGATGTTCTACCCCGAGGGCGGCGGTCAGCCGGCCGACCGGGGGACGCTCGCGACCGACGAGACGACCGTCGAGGTACGCGACGTCCAGATCGAGGACGACGTCATCCTCCACCGGACCGACGAGAACCCCGGGAAAGGCGAGTTCGTCAGGGGGAAGATCGACGCCGGCCGTCGGCGTCAGTTGATGCGCCACCACACGGCGACCCACGTCGTCATCCACTCCGCCCGGCAGGTGCTCGGCGAGCACGTCCGGCAGGCCGGCGCCCAGAAGGGCGTCGACAGTTCGCGGATCGACCTGCGCCACTACGAGCGCATCTCCCGCGAGCAGGTCAAGGAGATCGAGCGCGTCGCAAACGGCATCGTGATGGAGAACACGACGGTCACCCAGGAGTGGCCCCACCGCCACGAGGCCGAGGCCGAGCACGGCTTCGACCTCTACCAGGGGGGTATCCCGCCGGGGACCAACATCCGGCTGATCCACGTCGCCGAGGACGTGCAGGCCTGCGGGGGCACCCACGTCGCGCGCACCGGCGACATCGGCGCGATCAAGGTCCGCTCGACCGAGCGCGTCCAGGACGGCGTCGAGCGCATCACGTTCGCCGCCGGCGAGGCCGCGATCGACGCCACCCAGCGCACGGAGGACGCCCTCTACGAGGCCGCGGAGACCCTCGACGTCTCCCCCGAGGAGGTCCCCGACACCGCCGAGCGCTTCTTCGAGGAGTGGAAGGCCCGCGGCAAGGAGATCGAGGACCTCAAAGAGCAACTCGCCGCGGCCCGCGCGGGCGGCGGCGCTGGCGGCGAGGAGGTCGACGTCGGCGACGCGACCGCGGTCGTCCAGCGCATCGACGCCGACATGGACGAACTCCGCGCGACCGCCAACGCCCTCGTCGAGGACGGCAAGATCGCCGTCCTCGGAAGCGGCGCCGACGGCGCGCAGTTCGTCGTCGCCGTCCCCGACGGCGCGGGCGTCAACGCCGGCGAGGTCGTCGGCGAACTCGCCGCGAAGGTCGGCGGCGGCGGGGGCGGCCCCCCGGACTTCGCTCAGGGCGGGGGCCCCGACGCGGACGCCCTCGACGACGCGCTCGACGACGCCCCGGACGTGCTCCGGCAGGTGCTCGACGCCTGA
- a CDS encoding TspO/MBR family protein, with protein MESSTQTNEPTGRLPDALTALAFVVAVNVVGAVPALIGGPDTAWFRALEKPAFYPPGWLFGVVWTVLFSLMGLALYLVVRRGLDRGPVRLAVGLFVLQMAFNVAWTPAFFALQAPLAALGVIAVLFVLVAATVAAFARVDRRAGALLVPYLAWVGFATVLNYAIWSLNA; from the coding sequence ATGGAATCCTCGACGCAGACGAACGAACCGACGGGGCGCCTCCCGGACGCCCTCACGGCCCTCGCGTTCGTCGTCGCCGTCAACGTCGTCGGCGCCGTGCCGGCGCTGATCGGCGGCCCCGACACGGCGTGGTTTCGCGCGCTCGAAAAACCCGCGTTCTACCCGCCCGGGTGGCTGTTCGGCGTCGTCTGGACGGTCCTGTTCAGCCTGATGGGGCTCGCACTCTACCTCGTCGTCCGGCGCGGCCTCGACCGCGGCCCCGTCCGCCTCGCGGTCGGCCTGTTCGTCCTGCAGATGGCGTTCAACGTCGCGTGGACGCCAGCCTTCTTCGCCTTGCAGGCGCCGCTGGCGGCGCTCGGGGTGATCGCCGTCCTGTTCGTGCTGGTCGCGGCGACGGTCGCGGCCTTCGCCCGCGTCGACCGCCGGGCGGGCGCGCTGCTGGTCCCCTACCTCGCGTGGGTCGGCTTCGCGACCGTCCTGAACTACGCCATCTGGTCGCTGAACGCGTGA
- a CDS encoding GAF domain-containing protein produces MTGTRTVLYVAAVAPDAATGAAALERVAPEFAVDAAADLAAIRARAPAVDCVVFAETPTSTAGVGLLEVVDACEGTPLVLYADSSYGPGAARATDGVDGYVRRDAAGAVEHLADEVEWVCRDAAASAPAAGRDSPSKVTRLHEMATRIVACRDEDHLFDLAIEAADAVLAFDSSSIATVEERGDGEWLVPRAVSASGAIDETARELPTDEGIAGETFRTGESLLVDDVRADERATPVDERLRSCLSVPIGEYGVFQAISAAPAAYDVRDLELAEILAAHVEETLGRIRLEERLRERRRTVATLHKGAVALAGADSESEVFDLTVDVAEEILELDVCYLGLVEDGRFVPRGRSTWPVRETEEPLSLDYGLMGESYRTGDSFLVGDAETDPWTHDRRAGYRSCLTVPIGEYGVFQAISTEVDAFDESDLELAELLCSHVTEALARSRAEAELVSERDRLSALFENVPEPTVRYEFVDGEPIVRDVNDTFEAVFGYDRETVVGENIDEYVVPAGADEEAKRLNETLQAGEPLQTVGRRMTADGDRDFLINVVPVAVGERSVEGFSIYADITDQKRRERELAAQNERLDEFASIVSHDLRNPLNVARGYLELARETGDDDHLDEVDRAHERMGELIDALLSLARRGDATAAAEPVSLRDAAERAWCTVEADGADLRLAPDADVVFETDETRLVDVLETLLGNAVEHGGEGVTVTVGATGDGFYVADDGPGVPAGERESIFEFGYTTASDGTGYGLTVVSRIADAHGWEVRVAESEGGGARFEVSGVTVADEADAGENGDREGDRESRTDR; encoded by the coding sequence ATGACCGGAACGCGAACCGTTCTCTACGTCGCCGCAGTCGCCCCGGACGCAGCGACGGGAGCGGCCGCTCTCGAACGGGTCGCGCCCGAGTTCGCGGTCGACGCCGCGGCCGACCTCGCGGCGATCCGTGCGCGGGCGCCGGCGGTCGACTGCGTCGTCTTCGCCGAGACGCCGACGTCGACGGCCGGCGTGGGGTTGCTCGAAGTGGTCGACGCCTGCGAGGGGACGCCGCTGGTGCTCTACGCGGACTCGTCGTACGGCCCCGGAGCGGCCCGGGCGACCGACGGCGTCGACGGCTACGTCCGGCGCGACGCCGCCGGCGCGGTCGAACACCTCGCCGACGAGGTCGAGTGGGTCTGCCGGGACGCCGCCGCGAGCGCGCCGGCGGCCGGGCGGGACAGTCCCTCGAAGGTCACCCGGCTCCACGAGATGGCGACCCGGATCGTCGCCTGCCGGGACGAGGACCACCTGTTCGACCTCGCGATCGAGGCCGCCGACGCCGTCCTCGCGTTCGACTCCTCGTCGATCGCGACCGTCGAGGAGCGCGGCGACGGCGAGTGGCTCGTCCCCCGGGCGGTCTCCGCGAGCGGGGCGATCGACGAGACAGCACGCGAACTGCCGACCGACGAGGGGATCGCCGGCGAGACGTTCCGGACCGGGGAGTCGCTCCTCGTCGACGACGTCCGCGCCGACGAGCGCGCGACCCCCGTCGACGAGCGATTGCGCTCGTGTCTGAGCGTCCCGATCGGGGAGTACGGCGTCTTTCAGGCGATCTCGGCCGCGCCGGCCGCCTACGACGTGCGCGACCTCGAACTCGCGGAGATTCTGGCCGCACACGTCGAGGAGACCCTCGGGCGGATCCGCCTCGAAGAGCGCCTCCGCGAGCGCCGGCGGACGGTCGCGACACTCCACAAGGGGGCCGTCGCGCTCGCGGGGGCCGACTCGGAGTCGGAGGTGTTCGACCTGACCGTCGACGTCGCCGAGGAGATCCTCGAACTGGACGTCTGCTACCTCGGCCTCGTCGAGGACGGCCGGTTCGTCCCGCGCGGTCGGTCGACGTGGCCGGTCCGGGAGACCGAGGAACCGCTGTCGCTCGACTACGGCCTCATGGGCGAGAGCTACCGCACCGGCGACTCCTTCCTCGTCGGCGACGCCGAGACCGACCCCTGGACCCACGACCGCCGCGCCGGGTACCGCTCGTGTCTGACCGTCCCGATCGGGGAGTACGGCGTCTTTCAGGCGATCTCGACGGAGGTCGACGCCTTCGACGAGAGCGACCTCGAACTCGCCGAGTTGCTCTGTTCGCACGTCACGGAGGCGCTCGCGCGCTCGCGGGCCGAGGCCGAACTCGTCTCCGAGCGCGACCGCCTCTCGGCGCTGTTCGAGAACGTCCCCGAGCCGACCGTCCGGTACGAGTTCGTCGACGGCGAACCGATCGTCCGCGACGTCAACGACACCTTCGAGGCGGTGTTCGGCTACGACCGCGAGACGGTCGTCGGCGAGAACATCGACGAGTACGTCGTCCCGGCGGGCGCCGACGAGGAGGCAAAGAGGCTCAACGAGACTCTGCAGGCGGGCGAACCCCTCCAGACGGTGGGCCGGCGGATGACCGCCGACGGCGACCGGGACTTCCTGATCAACGTCGTCCCGGTCGCCGTCGGCGAGCGCAGCGTCGAGGGGTTCTCCATCTACGCCGACATCACCGACCAGAAGCGCCGCGAGCGCGAACTCGCCGCGCAAAACGAGCGTCTCGACGAGTTCGCGAGCATCGTCAGTCACGACCTGCGCAACCCGCTGAACGTCGCCCGCGGCTACCTCGAACTCGCCCGCGAGACCGGCGACGACGACCACCTCGATGAGGTCGACCGCGCCCACGAGCGGATGGGCGAACTGATCGACGCCCTGCTGTCGCTCGCGCGCCGCGGCGACGCGACCGCCGCGGCCGAACCCGTCTCGCTGCGCGACGCCGCCGAGCGGGCGTGGTGTACCGTCGAGGCCGACGGCGCGGACCTCCGCCTCGCCCCCGACGCCGACGTCGTCTTCGAGACCGACGAGACGCGGCTGGTCGACGTTCTCGAAACCTTGCTCGGGAACGCGGTCGAACACGGCGGCGAGGGCGTCACGGTGACCGTCGGCGCGACCGGCGACGGCTTCTACGTCGCCGACGACGGCCCGGGCGTCCCCGCGGGCGAGCGCGAGTCCATCTTCGAGTTCGGCTACACGACCGCGAGCGACGGCACCGGCTACGGGCTGACCGTCGTCTCGCGCATCGCCGACGCCCACGGCTGGGAGGTGCGCGTCGCGGAGAGCGAGGGCGGCGGCGCCCGCTTCGAGGTCTCCGGGGTGACCGTCGCGGACGAGGCGGATGCGGGTGAGAACGGGGATCGAGAGGGGGATCGGGAGTCGCGGACCGACCGCTGA
- a CDS encoding replication factor C small subunit, with amino-acid sequence MSEADAEAPEPTSGRTEVWIEKYRPERLDDVKGHENIVPRLKRYVERDELPHLMFAGPAGVGKTASAVAVAREIYGDDWRENFLELNASDQRGIDVVRDRIKNFARSSFGGYDYRIIFLDEADALTSDAQSALRRTMEQFSHNTRFILSCNYSSQIIDPIQSRCAVFRFTQLSDEAVEAQVREIAAEEGIELTDDGVDALVYAAAGDMRKAINGLQAAAVMGEVVDEEAVFSITSTARPEEVEEMVERAIDGDFTAARATLETLLSDRGLAGGDVIDQLHRSAWEFDLDDTATVRLLERLGEVDYRITEGANERLQLEAMLAALALENE; translated from the coding sequence ATGAGCGAGGCCGACGCCGAGGCGCCGGAGCCGACATCGGGTCGCACCGAGGTCTGGATCGAGAAGTACCGACCGGAGCGGCTCGACGACGTCAAGGGCCACGAGAACATCGTCCCGCGGCTGAAGCGGTACGTCGAGCGCGACGAGTTGCCCCACCTCATGTTCGCGGGTCCGGCCGGCGTCGGGAAGACCGCGTCGGCCGTCGCCGTCGCCCGCGAAATCTACGGCGACGACTGGCGGGAGAACTTCCTCGAACTCAACGCCTCCGACCAGCGCGGCATCGACGTCGTCCGCGACCGGATCAAGAACTTCGCGCGCTCGTCGTTCGGCGGCTACGACTACCGGATCATCTTCCTAGACGAGGCCGACGCGCTGACGAGCGACGCCCAGTCGGCCCTGCGCCGGACGATGGAGCAGTTCTCGCACAACACCCGCTTTATCCTCTCGTGTAACTACTCCAGCCAGATCATCGACCCCATCCAGTCGCGGTGTGCCGTCTTTCGATTCACGCAACTGTCCGACGAGGCCGTCGAAGCGCAGGTGCGCGAAATCGCCGCCGAGGAGGGGATCGAACTGACCGACGACGGCGTCGACGCGCTCGTCTACGCCGCCGCCGGCGACATGCGCAAGGCGATCAACGGGCTGCAGGCCGCCGCCGTCATGGGCGAGGTCGTCGACGAGGAGGCCGTCTTCTCGATCACCTCGACCGCCCGCCCCGAGGAGGTCGAGGAGATGGTCGAGCGCGCCATCGACGGCGACTTCACGGCCGCCCGCGCCACCCTCGAGACGTTGCTGTCCGACCGCGGCCTCGCCGGCGGCGACGTCATCGACCAGCTTCACCGCTCGGCCTGGGAGTTCGACCTCGACGACACGGCGACGGTCCGCCTGCTCGAACGCCTCGGCGAGGTCGACTACCGGATCACCGAGGGCGCGAACGAGCGCCTCCAACTGGAGGCGATGCTGGCGGCGCTGGCGCTCGAAAACGAGTGA
- the tenA gene encoding thiaminase II — translation MSFSDELLAEGSDIWEAQYDHPFVTELADGTLDPEAFRHWVEQDYRYLLDYARTFAIAGTKARDEETMAGLLNVAHTVLDYEMDLHREFAADYGISREELESTEKAPTCVAYTNFLVRTAHEGTLPEIAAAIYPCGQGYLDVAEHMAERATEEHRYTPFVEKYTSEEFHEAVDWMRDLVDDCAGRNPGEREAMREAFLTSARLEHAFWEMCYTREGWDA, via the coding sequence ATGAGTTTCAGCGACGAACTCCTCGCCGAGGGAAGCGACATCTGGGAGGCGCAGTACGACCACCCGTTCGTCACCGAATTAGCGGACGGGACGCTCGACCCGGAAGCGTTCCGCCACTGGGTCGAACAGGACTACCGGTACCTGCTCGACTACGCTCGTACGTTCGCGATCGCGGGAACGAAGGCCCGCGACGAGGAGACGATGGCCGGCCTGCTGAACGTGGCCCACACGGTCCTCGATTACGAGATGGACCTCCACCGGGAGTTCGCGGCCGACTACGGCATCTCGCGGGAGGAACTGGAATCCACCGAGAAGGCGCCGACCTGCGTCGCCTACACGAACTTCCTCGTGCGGACCGCCCACGAGGGCACGTTACCGGAGATCGCCGCTGCGATCTATCCCTGCGGGCAGGGGTACCTCGACGTCGCCGAGCACATGGCCGAGCGAGCGACGGAGGAGCACCGCTACACGCCGTTCGTCGAGAAGTACACCAGCGAGGAGTTCCACGAGGCCGTCGACTGGATGCGCGACCTCGTCGACGACTGCGCCGGGCGAAACCCCGGCGAACGCGAGGCGATGCGCGAGGCGTTCCTGACGAGCGCGCGGCTCGAACACGCGTTCTGGGAGATGTGCTACACGCGGGAGGGGTGGGACGCGTGA